AAGCTCTCTGAAACGCCGACGAGATGGAAGTTGGAGTAGTGCTCGTGTTGGAAGCAGCTCGAATGTTAATAGTGGAAACAATGGATTCCATATGTTCGTCCCTCCACAGCAACAATCGCAACAGCAAGACCATCAACTACACCAAatccagcaacagcaacagcagaaaaaatTATCTCAAACCAGATTATCCTCCCGAAATGCAAGCTTTTCCCGAAAATCATCCGGTCATCTTGATATgacatcaccaacatccTCCGATAACCTTTCGTCAGCTGTTAGTTTGTCAAATTTAACGCCAACAATTCCAAGAAACGGATCCTTTAGTCCGATGGCTGATACTACTACACCACAGATCCAGCGAATAATTCCTGCACAGGGTTCGGTCCGTGGTGGTATAGAGGTAACTCTTTTGGGATCTGGTTTTTATAATGGTCTTGTCACTAAGTTTGGCGACGTTAGTGCTATGGCAACACAATGCTGGAGCGATTCAACCATTGTGGCCCACCTCCCACCTGCTACAATGCCAGGACCTGTGGTTGTCACATTTGAAGGCATTGCAAGAGTACAACCACAAGTGTTTACCTACATTGATGATACGGACTCTCAGTTGATTGAACTAGCTCTCCAAGTAGTTGGTTTGAAAATGAATGGTAAACTAGAAGATGCCAAGAATATCGCCATGAGAATCGTCGGCAGtagcaataataacaatagcGACACTGGAATAAACGGTGGGTCTAGTCTCAATAGCTCCACGATGAATTCAAACGCAGTGGACCatgaaaaaattattttgcGATGCATCGATCTAATCAAGATGAATACTGGTAAAATCCCTGATTGGCAGCTCAGGAATAGCGAGGGCCAGACGATGATGCATTTAGCAGCTTCCCTTGGATTTTATAAAGTAGTTTCCTCACTAATTTCCCAAGGAGCTAGAACAGACTTACACGACGTCAATGGAATGACACCTTTGCATTTCGCGGCGTTAAGGGGCCGCAGATCAATCGTTCGAAAACTAATCCGATGCCGTGCTGACCCCTTTATCCGTGCTATTAATGGTCAGACCGTTATTGATATGGCCGACGATTCGGTGTCGGATGAGCTTCCTATCGGATTGACCCATCGTCAATATGCTCAGTTTAATCACAATCGTAGGACGAGTTCTACGAGCACATTTGCCTCATTCAGGAGCAATACCAATGCAAGATACAGCAATCTGTCGAGACATGCAAGTAACAGCAGTATGGCTTTATACGGAGGTAGTGATTATGGACACAACGAACAGACCGAAGACGACAGAAGAGACCTGGATGAAGAATttgaggatgatgatgatagcaGTGAATATGATGATGGAGACCTTCGTATGGGAGACGTACGACAGGCATTACTTCGCCATCACAGAAGAACCTCGTCTGTTTCTAGTCACACTCAGAACAaggatgatgacgatgctAAGAGTGTTGATGACAGTAGTACTATTGTTAATGAACACCATAACAGAGAGTTCTGGAATAACCCCCGTCATAGACTCAACAACACTGCAGAGAACATCTCATTATACCTCCAACAGCTTACTGAGAGTGCTCGGAATAAGATGGTTCCCTGGGATAGGCCCAATTGGGATGAAATTGttaattatatttatcGTCGGCCAGCTTCCACGCGTCCTCCTCGGTCTGCACCTCGCAGAGAATATAACTCGGCGACCAGTGATAGTGATGCTACAGTTTttaacaacagcaacacTAGACCTAAGAATTCTTCAAATGACCAGCAAAAGAATTTGTTAAGAGTTTGGCAATTCCTGACACAAAGCGCTGAGCAGAGTAGACGGCACCAAGAGCAACAGGAAGGTCAGAACCAAGCTGGTGTTTCGAATTCTACTAATCCTACTATGGTGGGCCCTGCCCCACCCCCTAGTTATGACGAGATTTTCCCCGAGACGACTACAACGCCTAGCAACCAGGCTAACGGTGGGTTAGGAGATACAGCCAGTGATGAGAAGGCGTCACAGGCTGGCGAGGAAGACGAGATTGAAGCTGTCGCATTACCAGTGAATGAGATGTCTGATGACTATGAACAACAGTTTATTAAGACATGGGTCAATAATAAGAAAAAGCTACAAAATGACCGTCgcttgtttttcttctggatTCCAGTTTTGGTGATTGCTGTTTCATTGGTAATTTTGCGATTATCAGGTGCTACACCTGAAGTTTACAACAGTTTGTTATGGACAAACAAATTTACAAATAATGCTGGTCTTCGATCACAGAGAAATATGCCTTCCCTTGGAAGACCTCTGCCAGCATCTTTAGCATCTCCTACTGCGTTCTTGCATCCTAAGTCGGAAGAACCTTTAGTTGAAAGAAAATTGCTTCAGGCAAAGGCGCCTCAGTCATGTGTGTCTGATGTCTACGATGATGATCACTGTCATAGAGAATTGTTCATCTAGGGCTAGCTAAATTGTAACACTATTTATCTGAGTATTATATATTcatgtatttatttaattatcTTTGAATCTAACTTTCGATTTTGCatctttgattttcttcACCAGAGTGAACCCAGGTTTGCCGGATAAATAAACCTTTGCATACAATGGTTCTATTTTTTCCGGTCAGTTTATCCGAGGAAGCTCTACCCCGCCGAATGGCTGTTAACTTCAGGAAACGCTCTTCTGTGTGAAGGACTGAAACACAAGAAGCGGATTTATACCGGTGACACCACAAAGAGCAGACAATAATTGCCGTAAATGCTCACTCCTGGGGTATAAGACAGAGTTGAACTCTAGAAGTATTGGGCCCTGCCAAACTCGTCTTTAGTCCAGAATGTTTAAAATCGGTAAGCAGCTGACTTTTCGGGTAGTGTCGGCTAAGAATTTTTTCGTCTTAACATTATCCCTATGAGGCATTGTCTAACTGAATTCCGTCATGTCATAAATTTATTTGACATGGGCTTTGGATCATTCAGATCCATCTAGGAACGGAAACTCCTCGGAGTTTGAATTTACCCCAGAACTCTAGTGGGGGTCGAAAAGATCTCATATGACCTATCGGGGAATGTCGGTGGTGTAggattttcattttttggACCCCAGGAACCCACAGGTATATTCTACCCCATATTACCCCATACGGGAAAATCAACCTGTTTCCCCGACTTGTAAGGTTCTGCAGATCTTGACAAATTTCAGCCCTATACAATGCACACTTACCACCAATAAAATCTTGTTACTATACATAACGCCGTAGAAAACCTGCTACCCCCACATGCAATAGGATAAACTGACATAAACGGTGGTCAATACCCCCCGCTACTCCGCGAATATGCACCGTGTAGGTTTGGATGGTACTTTCAATTGGGGTCACGAGAAGTCCAATAATGGTACAATTGGGGCCAAACTAGGTCCAAAAAAGTTGCATTATTCCCTTAAAGCTGGCTCCAGTTTGTCCATGGTATTTCTGTTCAGTTGACGACCATAAATCATCAGATTTCATGCTTCGACGGAAATTGGTGCGGTGGGCCGGAGAATCGCGTCTTCTGCAGATTAAGAAGATTGCACAAAAGAAATTATTCATGTTCTTCGATGAGCTAATGGTTCTGCGACTCATGTCGGGGAGACGCTAGGAAATACGGTATTTTTTCCGGATATAGCCGCAGCTAGAGAGTGGGGTTAATAGTTGATCATTTCAGGGGAATATAAAAGGCATCGTGTATGCTagtttttgaaatttctcTTGTTCCCCTCTTTTTGTATCACTATCTGTCTACATTTTGCAAGCTAGTTGTTAAAAATGCGTTTAacaactgctgttgctggaaTCAGCCTTGCTGGTTCCTTAGTATcggcctcttcttctcccgAAGAGCTGGTCTTAAAGGCTCCTTCTGATGGAGCTTCTCCTTTGAACTGGGCTACTTCTCCACCATATTACCCCAGTCCTTTCGCTCAACGTGCTATTGACGATCAATGGGCTGCTGCATTTGCCAAGGCAGAGGAGTTTGTTGGTCAATTGACTTTGGCTGAAAAAGTTAACATTACCTCTGGTATTGGTTGGATGATGGGTCCCTGTCTTGGTAACACTGGTGATGTTCCAAGATTGAACTTCAGTGGTTTCTGTCTGCAGGACGGTCCATTGGGTGTTAGAAGCACAGACTATATTAGTGCATTCCCTGCTGCATTGACGGCTGGTTCATCTTTCAACAAGGATCTTTTGTATGAGCGTGCCAAAGCTCTTGCATTGgagcacaagcacaaggGTGTTGATATCCTTTTGGGACCCGTCGCTGGTCCTTTAGGAAGACAGGCTGCTGGTGGCCGTAACTGGGAAGGTTTTGGTGCCGATTCCTATTTCTCTGGTATTGCTTGTGGTATCACAGTCAAGGGTATCCAAGACCAGGGTATCATTGCCAATGCTAAGCATTTCATTGCCAATGAGCAAGAGCATTTCCGTCAATACTCTGAGTGGAACCGCCACTGGGGATACGAGGATATGACTGCCATTCTCAGTTCCAACATTGACGATAGAACTTTGCACGAAGTTTACGCTTGGCCTTTTGCTGATATGATCAAGGCCGGTGTTGGTTCCGTCATGTGTTCTTATAACCAAGTCAATAACTCTCAAGCTTGTCAAAactcttatttattaaacaATGTTCTTAAGGAGCAATTGGGTTTCCCTGGTTTCGTTATGTCTGACTGGGGTGCCTTCCACAGTGGTGTTGCTACCGTtctttctggtggtgatatgAACATGCCCGGTGGTAACATTACTCCCAATCCTCCAGAGGGTCCTGCTTACTTCAGTTCCAACTTGACTTTGTCTGTTTTGAATGGTACCGTTCCATCCTCTAGATTGGATGATATGGCTGTTCGTGTAATGGCTGCTTACTACCTTGTCAACCTTGATGAGACTAGAAAAGAGGTCGGTGGCCcatctttctcttcttggaCTCTTGACGATATCGACAACCTTTATAATGGTGAGGGACCCGTCGCTGTTGTTAACAAGCACATCAATGTCCGCACTGACTACTCTGACAAGATTGCTGAGCAACTGGCTGTTGAGGGTATTGTTTTGCTCAAGAACGTTGATAACGCTTTGCCTCTTAAGACTGACGACAACATCCGTGATTTGTACTATGATGGCAAGGCTCTTCGTAAGATTGGTGTTCTcggtgttgctgctggttctcACCCCAACGGTCCCAACTGTCAAGAAGACATGGCCTGTAGCGATGGCGGTGTTATGGCTTCTGGTTGGggttctggtgctgtcAAGTTCCCCTTCTTGTACACTCCTATCGAGGGTATCAATGCTAGAGCTATTCCCGCTGGTATTCAAGTTGATTATGAGACCAGAAACAATGCTGTTGAAAACAATTGGAAAGAGTTTGACAGAATCTCCTCGGAGTCTGACGTTGTTATcattgttgctggtgcctCTGCTGGTGAGTCTTTCTTGGAGGTCGATGGTAATATTGGTGACCGTAAGAATGTTTCTCTCTGGTACGGTGCTGATGAGCAAATCAAGAGAGCTTCTAAATTGAACTCTAacgttgttgttgttatcaaCTCTGTTGGTCCTGTTGATCTTGAGCAATGGATTGAGCACCCCAATGTCACTgctgttttgttttctggcCCTCAAGGtgagtttgctggtgaGGCCACTGCTCAAGTTTTGTTCGGAGAAGTCAATCCTTCTGGTAGATTGCCTTTCACTATTGCCAAGGATGAGAAGGACTACATTCCTATTCTTGATACTTTGATCCCTGAGGATCACGGTGCTCCTCAGGATAACTTCGATGAGGGTCTTTATGTCGATTACAAGTACTTTGACCACCACGACATCGAGCCTCGTTACGAGTTTGGATATGGTTTGTCCTACTCTAACTGGTCTTTCTCCAAGTTGAGCGTTAAGCTTGCTGGTAAGGAGAAGCCTTCTGAACACTTGCCTCCTCCACCTGCTCTTGCTCCCGTTCCTAACTACAATGAGGCCATCCCATCTCCCGAAGAGCTTGTCTTTCCCAAGGACTTCCAAAAGTTCGACAAGTTCTTGTATCCTTACATTGAGAATGTTTCTCAAGTTACTGAGGGTGAGTACCCCTATCCCGAGGGATACTCTACCGAGCAACCAGAGACCGCTTCTCTTGCCGGTGGTGCTCCTGGTGGTAACCCCGCCTTGTGGGAGGTCGCTTACACTGCCAAGGCTACTATTAAGAACGAGGGCCCATATGGCGGTGCTTATGTTGCTCAATTGTACCTTGGTTTGCCTCAAACAGACGAGTTCCAAAGTCCCATCCGTCAATTGCGTGGATTTGAGAAGATCTCTCTTGAACCTGGTAAGTCTACTGTTGTGAACTTTGACTTGCTGGTTCGTGATTTGAGTGTTTGGGACACTGCTTCTCAATCGTGGATCGTTCAACGTGGTACTTACACTGTCTACGTTGGATCCAGTAGTAGAAACCTTGAACTCAAGACTACTTTTACCATCTAAAATGTAATGACTAAGTAAAATATTTATCCTTCTCTGAATTTATTGAGTTGTATTTGTTGCAATACTTATGGAATCTGGGTTGGCCATTGTCAAAAGTCGTGTGTTGCAACTGGAAGAGCGGGCTCTGTATTATATACCATGCTGTGATTGTATattcaaaataaataatcgtAGTACTATTTGATCTATTGAGCCCAGACAGCTGCTAAACTTTTACCTTTGGTTTCTGGAACAAATTTAAACACAAAAGTAAACGCAACTGCTCCTGTGAGAGtgaatatataaaatacGTAGGACCCGAGTTGGGCCTTTAGAATAGGGAACAAAAAGCCGACCAAAAAGGACGCCATCCAGTTGGCAGTTGTTCCTATACTTTGTGCCATGCCCACAACGTCATTGGGAGTCATCTCTGAGATAATCAAGAAAGGAATTGGGCCCAGACCAACCGCAAATGATACTACGAAGGCCGTGGCCGCTGTAGAGGCTACAACAGGCATTTCGCCTATCATCGCCCTTGCCAAAACTGCTGAGGAGAACGTCATTCCCAGAATGGAAGCCAATAACAAAGGCCTGCGGCCGAAAGTGTCAACAAACGGAGAAATTGCAGTAGTCACTGCCAAGTTCAGAAGCGATATTAGCACATTTACGAGACCAGAGTAACGGGGCAGGGTCGTGGCCAGAACTGAAACGCCATAAAATATAATCGAATTTACACCGCATATTTGCTGGCTCACCATAACACCCACTACTGCGATAAAAATCTTTCTAAATCTCGTTGCTGTACAAAATTCTAATACGCCAACctttttggcagcagcagggaACGGTTGGTTTGGGGATCTATTTTCTGAGGATGGAGCAAGCAATGAACTCTCTTCATCACCAGTCAGGCCAAGTGAGCTTCCGCCCGCATGATTGTCGTGACTTTTCCAGTTGGAAACTTCGccatcaatatcagcatcttctccTCTTAATACTCTCAATGATCTTAAAGCTTCTGGCGTCATACCTTTAAGTGCAAGCCATTTCGGGGATTCAACACACAGAGGCAAGAGTgcagcattggcaattGCAATAATACTACCACTGAAAAGAATTCGCCTCCACATATCTTCGGTAGATAGGAATAGACCAAGGACCTGTGCTAGCAGAATGCCAATATTGACGGATATCTGGTTTATGGTTCCTAAAGCACCTCTAATAGAGACAGGACTAATCTCGTTCAAATACAATGGAGTCACGACAATAGCAGAGCCTGCACCCAATCCAGCAATAAATCTACCTGTACACATAGTCAGAACGCTGTGAGAATTAGCAATGATGCTGGATCCAAGAACAAAGAGTACACAATTTGCAAACACTACCTTTCGCCGTCCCAAACCATCGGCAAACGAGCCCGCTACTGACGCACTTAAAAAACCACCGATAGAGTATATGCCATTCACCATTCCAATATCTGCTGAAGACATTGGGATACAGTCATACGAAGGATCTATTGGTCTGTCAATGCCAGCAGGACCACAAGTAACGATATCCTGTGGAGAGTTTAACTCTGCCAAATGAAACCCGAATTGCATCGCGCCAATCGCCGCAATGCCCGCAGTTATAAACAGTCGAGGAGTAGCCCCCGATGAGTGAGCTGGTGCCATTGTTCAAGATGATTGAAGTGAATCCAAGACTTAAGTTGATGATACTGAAACGGcacaaaataaaacaagCATGATAAGCGGTTGACGGTGTGGGGGTTCGAGATCTCAATGGTTACTGCACGGCGCATGCACATGATAATTAGATATCGACTTTAGAAGAGCTACAGCCCAGATCATACATTAACTCAGGGCCCTTGAGCGGATTCACAATGACTAGTACTGAGGCAGCGGTGGGTAATGGAGACCCAAAGCCTGTTAAAGATAGACCTTCTATCACAAAGGAACTGGCACACTTGGCTGAGCTTAATAGAAGCCAGAGACTTGGAATATCTCCTGAATTAAGGATTGTCGGTGCAACTGCGATTAGTGGTCTATATGGCCTTCTTACCGGCTTTTATAATGGATATAATCAGTCATCGCTACAATATTTAGCAGAAAATGCCCACCGTTTACCACGAACAAAAGGTGCATGGTATTTTTATTacaaaagaaagaactATGTCGTTCTGAAAGCATCAATGATCCAGTCGGTGAGGTCTGGCGTAAAATTCGGAACTGCTGCTATGATGTACTTTGGAATAGAAGCCTATCTAGATCATGTGCGACATACCATTGATTTTATCTCGACAATTGCCTCATCCGGGACTGTAGGTGTTGCATATGGtatcttcaacaaactgGGACGCAAACAAATAGCACGATCAGCTAGATCTTTCATGGCCTTTGGTGCTATTATTGGTCTAACACAGGACGGTATGAGGTTTGCTAGAGGCAATGATGTATGGTATCTCCGATTTCTGAGACGAAACTAAGTCTGGATAGCAATTCAGAAAGTTCCTACATTGACAAATAGTCTCACACAGCTAGTTTCATCCAACCGGTTGTATAATTGGTCCCTTCACAAGTAACTTCCTCCCTCTCTAAAACCGTTCACGGTCTGATCACCTTGCATCGATCTTTGCTCTGTTTAATTGGGAAGACATAAGCATTGATTTCACTTCATATAATCTGGCATGTTAAATCTGCATTCATATATTGTACAtatctttttcaaagtaTATAACTCAGCTACGCGGCATCTTGGTCGTTACCGCATACCAAGtctaaataaatatagttCCAAACTGGTCGCTCCTTCAGGAATGCACTTTTCATGAATATTGAAGTCGATTCTATGGAAATCGACAACTAATgcataataaataaaacgGGTAGATTATTTCTCGTTGTCTTTATta
The Sugiyamaella lignohabitans strain CBS 10342 chromosome A, complete sequence genome window above contains:
- the SPT23 gene encoding Spt23p (ER membrane protein involved in regulation of OLE1 transcription; inactive ER form dimerizes and one subunit is then activated by ubiquitin/proteasome-dependent processing followed by nuclear targeting; SPT23 has a paralog, MGA2, that arose from the whole genome duplication; GO_component: GO:0030176 - integral component of endoplasmic reticulum membrane [Evidence IDA,ISM] [PMID 11007476]; GO_component: GO:0005634 - nucleus [Evidence IDA] [PMID 11007476]; GO_function: GO:0003677 - DNA binding [Evidence IPI] [PMID 15343339]; GO_process: GO:0070417 - cellular response to cold [Evidence IGI] [PMID 11855848]; GO_process: GO:0030466 - chromatin silencing at silent mating-type cassette [Evidence IGI] [PMID 11063674]; GO_process: GO:0045944 - positive regulation of transcription from RNA polymerase II promoter [Evidence IMP] [PMID 11557770]; GO_process: GO:0036083 - positive regulation of unsaturated fatty acid biosynthetic process by positive regulation of transcription from RNA polymerase II promoter [Evidence IGI] [PMID 9927444]); the protein is MEESSEVNTDFSSSSLKRRRDGSWSSARVGSSSNVNSGNNGFHMFVPPQQQSQQQDHQLHQIQQQQQQKKLSQTRLSSRNASFSRKSSGHLDMTSPTSSDNLSSAVSLSNLTPTIPRNGSFSPMADTTTPQIQRIIPAQGSVRGGIEVTLLGSGFYNGLVTKFGDVSAMATQCWSDSTIVAHLPPATMPGPVVVTFEGIARVQPQVFTYIDDTDSQLIELALQVVGLKMNGKLEDAKNIAMRIVGSSNNNNSDTGINGGSSLNSSTMNSNAVDHEKIILRCIDLIKMNTGKIPDWQLRNSEGQTMMHLAASLGFYKVVSSLISQGARTDLHDVNGMTPLHFAALRGRRSIVRKLIRCRADPFIRAINGQTVIDMADDSVSDELPIGLTHRQYAQFNHNRRTSSTSTFASFRSNTNARYSNLSRHASNSSMALYGGSDYGHNEQTEDDRRDLDEEFEDDDDSSEYDDGDLRMGDVRQALLRHHRRTSSVSSHTQNKDDDDAKSVDDSSTIVNEHHNREFWNNPRHRLNNTAENISLYLQQLTESARNKMVPWDRPNWDEIVNYIYRRPASTRPPRSAPRREYNSATSDSDATVFNNSNTRPKNSSNDQQKNLLRVWQFLTQSAEQSRRHQEQQEGQNQAGVSNSTNPTMVGPAPPPSYDEIFPETTTTPSNQANGGLGDTASDEKASQAGEEDEIEAVALPVNEMSDDYEQQFIKTWVNNKKKLQNDRRLFFFWIPVLVIAVSLVILRLSGATPEVYNSLLWTNKFTNNAGLRSQRNMPSLGRPLPASLASPTAFLHPKSEEPLVERKLLQAKAPQSCVSDVYDDDHCHRELFI